CTCGTGGCCGCACGTCGAGGGAGTAGACCCAAGTCTTACGACTTAACTCCTCCGCTTATGCAGCAGTATACCAAAATCCCATCTCTGAGTCTCTGGGCCTCCCTGGCATAAAGCATCTCAACACACGTTGTCCCAACGTGTTGTAGAGGGAACGATGTGTGAGCATCTGCGAGGAATTGGCTTCTTCTGACTTCACCTCATGAGCTCTTTCCCCCTGGCTGACTTCCATTTCAATCCTTTCTTTGTGTTACATCCTCTAAGACATGAATATCATTATACCCTGAGTTTTGAGACCTCTTAGGAAATTGTATCCCTAACGTGGCCCTCAAATTTAAGTATCAGGTTCCATGATGTactgagaattttggtttctttaagaaCCCAGTTATgtgattatgtttttgttttaatctcaagTGTGGgacatggggctgcttcagattgtccacagccacTATGATTTGTTTCACACAGGGACTGGCCCGTGGCCACACGTTGAGGAAATAGACCTAAGTGTTACTGCTTAACTCCTCCGTCTCTATGGGCCCTGTGCTTATCTTTTCTCCTGGGCTGCCTGCTTTATCTCTGAGGTGCCTCAGCCAGTCTGGCGAAGCTCCACGCACACCCTGATCCTTTAGTTCAATATTCTGACATCTTGTCGGGGAAAAGACCTCCCAGGCTGTTTCTGCACCTACTACATCGATTTTCCTGGGTCTTCCAAGTCGCTTGTTTCCCTACTGGAATATAAACCCCCAAGACAGGGACATTAGATTAAATTGTCTGCCTTTATGGCTGAGTTTCAGTGCTGTAGCAAGGCCAGCAAAACATGGACATTTTAAGGTTTGCTAGGATATGGAACTCAGCTTTCTAGGTGGAAGCCAGGATGATGGTCAGGTATAGAACACTGAGGGCAGACTATTGGCAGGTAGAGGGACAGTAGATCAAATAAAGTTGAGGGGTTACCAAGGAGGTGAGGACCCAGGGCTTTGAAGGTCAGGAAAACTGAGATTTTCTTTTACGTGTAACAGGAAGTTTCTGGAAGGTAAGTAAAATATTAGTTTGTAGGTGACACGGTCAAATCAGATGTTTGTAAACATGGTGGCCACAATGGGAATAATTTGGGAGGAAATGTTGCAACCGAAGAACAAAGAGTTGCCTGCCAAAGGTGAGGATGATATGGCTTAAGCTGAAAAGtagcccctccccccagctaTGATTTGGAAACAAAGTAGCTGCTTTCTGAAGCactttagaaagaagagaaggaaggttgAGCCATCGAGTGTCAGTGACCCAGGAGGTAGACAGGCCTGGctcattcattctttttactCCAGATCCGGGGCTCCCGATCTCGAGCCCTGCCTGACCGGGCTCTAGTGAACTGTCAGTACAGTTCGGCAACCTTCAGCACAGGTGAGCGCAAGCGAAGACCTCATGGAGACCGGAAGTCTTGTGAGATGGGGCTGCAGCTACGCCAGACCTTCGAGGCAGCTATCCTCACACAGCTGCACCCTCGCTCTCAGATTGACATCTATGTGCAGGTGAGCTACCTGCAGCGTCCGACCACGCCCCAGGGGCGGGGCTTAAAGATATGAGGGCTGTCTGAGATGCTGGAGGATGAGATGTCAGTCTCATGTCTTGATGCCCCCTGCAGGTGTTGCAAGCAGACGGTGGGACCTATGCAGCATGTGTGAATGCAGCCACGCTAGCAGTGATGGATGCTGGGATACCTATGCGGGactttgtatgtgcatgttcagCTGGCTTTGTGGATGGCACAGCACTAGCAGACCTCAGCCATGTGGAGGAAGCAGCTGGAGGCCCCCAGCTAGCCCTGGCCCTGCTGCCAGCCTCTGGCCAGATTGCACTGCTTGAGATGGATTCGAGGCTGCATGAAGACCACTTGGAGCAGGTGCTAGAGGCTGCTGCCCAGGCAGCCCGAGATGTGCACACTCTGCTGGATCGTGTTGTCCGGCAGCATGTGCAGGAGGCCTCTATCTTACTGGGGGACTGAGTGGAAGCCACCCATATCCAGAATAAAGGCCTTTTCCTCTCCTGAACACACCTTACTGTACAGCACTTCAAAGCAGCTCAGGGCCCTATAGAGTGCAGTCCCTAAGTGGAAAGAACTTGTGCTAGGAAGAGCAAGTGCTCATGTTGTGTCTGCCCAGATACCAGGGTCCACAAAGACCACTAGGAGTCTGAATCTATGCAAAACAGAGAGTCTTTATTCATGATTAAGCTTAGACCCTTAGATTCCTCCAATGCATCAGATTTGTGCTGAGAGCCCCGAGCCTCAGGCAGAATTTTCATACTAGTTTGAGCAGGGAACAGGGGTCTCTAGCATAGCAGTTGCCTTATTTGGCAAGGGTTGATCAGGGAGCCGGGGTCTCTCGCCTGTCAGTTGCCTTATTTGGCAAGGGGTATCTTGGCACACAGGGTTTGGTCATTGATGAGCAATTTATCTGTAACCTTTGGAATTTTAGGCACTTTCCCTCTATTTCCCTGATTGGCTCTGGCCTAGGGCAGTTTCTTCCTGGAATTGTTGGTGCTATTTCTAATAACCACAGTTCAAACCAGGGACAAGCAGGCTCAAGATGGAGTCAGCTTACAAATTGGAATTTCATCTGTCGCCTGTGTTCCTCACTTAAGACCTCCGACTAAGTAACGTGCCATGCTTACAGAGCCTGTCAGGAACAAAAGCACAAGGCTGAAGTAGCACTCAGCTGGATATGGGTGCCCATCATTAAGAAATGCAAGGTTAGACTTatgcagtggttttcaacttgtgggtcacaacccctttggggtctCATACCCGATATCCTGCaaataagatatttacattatgacataacagcaaaataattttatggttgggggggtcaccataacatgaggaactgtattaaaggttagAATGTTAAGAACCACTGGACTAATGTCTTCTTTCTGTGGGCCTTTTCTGCCTCTTACTTTGGGCTCTAGAAGGAAAGCAAACCTCTGTTGCACCTTGGTCATTTATCCTTAGACTCTTACCTCTGCACCCTTTTAGAGAAATTGCCTTCATCCTCCACCACCCCTCTCCTCTGGTCACCAACTCACTCACTGTGCCAGTGAGCCCACTGTCTTAAAGTTTATGACATCCATAGAAATGATTCAACATCAGATCCTCAGTTCACATGGGCCCTAAGTCATAGCTACAAAACGGTCGTTCACTATCTCCCTTCAGCAGGCATTCGTCTTCTCCCCGTTCTAGCTCTCTACCCACCTGCGTTACACACTCCCGAGAACCTTTAGGCAAGCACACTATTACTGCTCCGTCTGAGTTCCGCCACTGTCCCGCCCTTCAGCTGCCCGCCCGCAGCTTCACAGCCCCAAGTTCCAGTTCCGCCCACTGGCCGCCACTGCATCCTGTAGTTCTCCAGCCTACTGCAGTTTTGAGCACGCGCAGAGCTAGCGACCTCCATTGTGGACATGCGCAAAATGTGGTTTCCAAGGATATCTGCCGCTACCGAGCGTAGTGGCGCGATGGATCCTGGGACCGGAAATTAAGGCGTCACTGGGCGCCGGGTCTGACAGGAGCCCGGCTCTTGGAGGTGTCAAGCTGCGGCGAAAGCAGAGCCCCGCGCCCCGCCATGGGTCTCCTGTCGGACCCGGTGCGCCGGCGCGCGCTCGCCCGCATCGTCTTGCGCCTAAACACACCTCTCTGGTGAGGGCGGGTACAGGGGGCGGGACTCGCGCCTACTGCTCCAGGGTCTGCGTCCTCCTTGCTAGTGTCACTCAGGCACTGAGCTAGGAGCTGTGGTCCCTATCCATCCCTGATATAGCGTCTCgggtcttctttttttcccctggaggcaggatttctctgtgtagctctggttgtcctggaactcgctctgtagaccggactggcctgaactcagagatgcgcctgcctctgcctcctgaatgttgggattaccGGCGTATGCCGCCAATGCCCGGCTTCGGCTCCGGTTTTTAATGGCTTGGACCCTCTGGGGCATGGTGGAAGCCACGAACGAGCGTTCCAGGTCGGGCTAATTCTGGGCCCCCTCTATACTCTCTCGCAGTGTGCTGAGCTACGTGGCTGGCATCGCCTGGTTTTTGGCGCTGGCTTTTCCGCCGCTAACACAGCGCACTTACATGTCGGAAAATGCCATGGGCTCCACCATGGTGGAGGAACAGTTTGTAGGTGGAGACCGTGCTCGGAACTTTGCCCGGGACTTCGCTGCCCACCGCAAGAAGCCGGGGTGAGTACCTAGCGGCGGGCTGGGCATTTCAGGGGCGGCCGAGACCAGGGAGCTCTACTTAGAGGCTGTCTTTGTGTCTCCAGGGCTCTGCCAGTAGCCTGGCTGGAACGGTCCATGCGATCTGTAGGGCTGGAGGTCTACACCCAGAGCTTCTCTCGCAAACTACCCTTCCCGGATGAGACCCATGAGCGCTATGTATTGAGGGAAAGGGGTGTGCCTGGGAGAAAAGCACATTGGAAGGGTGGCTTGGGTTGGGTGTCTTGTTGAAGTGCTCTGGAACCAAGAAACTCTGGGAGGGATGGTCTGAAGACCTCTGGTGGTGGCCATTGTAGTGccaaggaaagaaggcaggcttCAGGCTGTCTTCTGGTGGGTCTGCTGAGGCAGTCCCATCAACACTTTGTGCAGATGGTGTCAGGTACCAATGTGTATGGCATCCTGCGGGCCCCACGTGCTGCCAGTACCGAGTCCCTGGTACTTACCGTACCCTGTGGTCCAGACTCCACCAATAGCCAGGCTGTGGGGTTGTTGTTGTCACTTGCTGCTCATTTCCGAGGTAAGGCTCTGGGACTCTGGTCAGGGAGGGTTTGACCAATGCCCCAGGCTCTTACTGACCCTGCCTTTGGCTTCCAGGGCAGATTTACTGGGCCAAAGATATAATTTTCCTGGTAACAGAACATGATCTCCTGGGCACAGAGGCTTGGCTTGAAGCCTACCACGACATTAATGTTACAGGTAAGTGTAGCCCTAGTTTTGCTCCCATCTCTTTCAGGGTCAACTGTTGTCACTTGAACTCCTGTAGTGCTCACTGCTTGCTCCTACAGGCATACAGTCATCTCCCCTGCAGGGCAGGGCTGGAGCTATTCAGGCCGCTGTAGCTCTGGAGCTGAGCAGTGATGTGGTCACCAGCCTTGATGTGACTGTGGAGGGACTCAACGGTCAGCTACCCAACCTTGATCTGCTCAACCTCTTCCAGACCTTCTGCCAGAAAGGGGGCCTGTTATGTACACTCCAGGGCAAGGTGGGACCACCGGCTTGGGAGCATGGGGCCTGTGAGAAGGGGTGAGTCTGATCCTGTCCCCATGCCTCCAAAGCTGCAGCCCCAGGACTGGACATCACTCGAAGGGCCATTGCAGGGTCTGCAGACGCTGCTACTCATGGTGCTGCGGCAGGCCTCTGGCCAGCCCCACGGCCCCCACGGTCTTTTTCTGCGCTATGGAGTGGAGGCCCTTACCCTACGTGGCATCAATAGCTTCCGCCAATACAAATATGATTTGGTGGCAGTGGGCAAGTAAGTCTCTGGACCCCTTTCCATGCTTGAGGCGGTATCTAGCTGGGTTGAGAAGATGGCTAGTCCTGACCTGACCGTGCTCCTGCCAGGGCTCTGGAGGGCATGTTCCGCAAACTCAACCACCTCCTGGAGCGCCTACACCAGTCATTCTTCTTCTACCTGCTGCCTGCCCTCTCCCGCTTTGTCTCCATTGGACTCTACATGCCCGCCACGGGCTTCCTGCTCCTGGTCCTTGGACTCAAGATATCCTCCACCCTCGTTCTCATTACTCACTTGTGGACAGACTCACCCAGATCCCTTTAACTATAAAGTGGGACAGTCCTTCATCCTACCATAGGGGTGGGGAATCGAGCCTAAGATCTCCCAGCTAGCAAATACCATGTAATGTCTTGTCGGGGTCCTTGACTTGCTCTATGCTCTGGAGCTGTGGATGCAGTTACACGAGGCTGGATTGAACCCCGAGGAGGCTGGGAAGGCTCCTAGCCCTGGGTCTCCACTCTTGGCCACACAGGTGATAATATACTCTGCTGCTCTCAGGATAGGGTTTTAAACACCCCTGGCAGTGCTTTCTGCTGCTACCCCTCAGTTGGACGGGTGGTATGCGTCCTTGGGAGTTCCCCCTATGCCTCTGGCCTAACTCCAAGTACCCATGTGTTCTGCAGGGTGTAGGCCTGGCCTCACTTATGGCACCCCTACTGATCTCTCAGGCCATGGGTTTGGCCCTCTATTTCCTGCCTGTGCTGGGCCAGCACGTAGCTACTCAGCATTTTCCAGTGGCTGAAGCCGAGGCCGTCGTGTTGACACTGCTGGCGATTTATGTAGCCGGCCTAGCCCTTCCACACAACACACACCGGTGAGCAGCTGGGCTGGACAGGTGGAGGTGGCCCCTGGGTACTTAGATGGATTCCGGACTGCCCTTGAACTTCTTACCTTGTAGAGTGGTCAGCTCACAGGTCCCAGACAGGGGCTGGATGGCACTGAAACTGGTAGCCCTGATCTACCTGGCACTGCAGCTGGGTTGCATTGCTCTCCTCAATTTCTCCCTGGGCTTCCTGCTGGCTGCCACCATGGTACCTGCTGCCGCACTCACCAAGCCCCATGGACCCCGGTAAGTGCTGGTCCACCTCTTTTCCACCAGGACCTTTGTCCCTCACTGAGGCCAACCCTCATTTATTCACTTGCTGGCATCCACCATGGTACATACTTAAATGTTGCCCTTGTCCCCAGGACACTCTATGCTGCCCTGCTGGTAGTGACCAGCCCAGCAGTCACACTCTTCAGTAGCCTGTTTCTCTGGCGGGAGCTTCAGGAGGTACCACTGTCTCTGACAGAGGGTTGGCAGCTCTTCCTGACAGCATTGGCCCAGGGTGTGCTGGAACACTACACCTATGGCGCCCTCCTCTTCCCAATACTGGCCTTGGGTCTGTATCCTTGTTGGCTgcttttctggaatgttctcttcTGGAAGTGAGGTCTCTGGGAAGGGATTCCCCAAGCCTTCATTCTACCTCCTCCCTGGAAAATAAACATGTGCTCTGTTTCTGTACTTTGGGATCCTGACCCACTGTCTTACCACTGTCAGAGCCCCTGGCAATTGGCCAGGCATTCCCATTCAAGTCTTTGGAGGAGCCACCCTGGTCATACTCTCAGGTGTTCCTCTCCTGATAGCAGAAGTGGGAGCCCAGCCCCATCAGCTGGAGGGGAGACTCAGCTGGACACTGAAGGGGCAAGTGTAAACCCACTCCCAGCTCTCCATGAAGTCCTGCAGGTAGGCAGGTCCATGTGACTATGCTGTGCTCTCCAGTGCTGTGCTAGAAGCGATTCTGGGGCATGAGATAATCTGCAGCAGGGTTTGAGGGCCTGACAGTAGCTGTGGTACACAGAGACCTCACAGCACCATCTTTAGTCCTGAGCTGAAAGAACAAGAGCTGGAATCTTAGGAGGTTCAGGGTTTGGGCTGTGTTTCTAGCCCAGGCTAGAACTTCAGTGTGGGCTTTATATGGAGTACAAGAAACATCAGGCCCCGCTTAAAGTAGCACAAGCCAAGGTGAGGTGCCCACTAGAGGCAGAACTCAGCATAGTAGGAAACGGTGGTACTCAAGTCTAGCCAGGACCCAGAAGCAATAGACTAAGAAAAGAGCCCCAAAGCAGGACAACACTGACAAGCCAGAACAGAAGGAATTAGGTGGTTTTGACAGGATCCCCAGAAGGAACTACAGTACCTTttgtggaagaaggaaagacatGTGGTCTTTCTGACATGTTAGGACCCTGTCAGAAACTTTAGTGGCTAGTCTGGAGACACATCATGGGATGGCCACAAGGCCTTGACCGaagacaataaaaaatgaaagaaaggtatAGAGGTGCCTTTACACTGCCCGTAGTAGCTTCAGTGTTTGGAAGGGGGCCTTCCGCTCAAGGAAGCTATAAAATCCATTAGAATCAACTCGGGGCCAGGAGACCCTCCTGGGACCTCACTGATGGTTCCTATCTTCCCTTGAGTTGGTTCCTCTTGGCCGTTGGGAGGTACATGTGGTTTCAGAGAATTTCATTCTGAGCCAGAGTGATGGCTCCATAGGTAACTCCATCTGCTAACCAGTTACGACCTGTCTCACATGGTGTAAAGAGGACTAACATGAGCATGCATGTACCCTCTGAGTATGCATGCACCCtgacatgcatatatgcatacacacaaaatgttttttaataaatttttaggGTTTCGTTGGGGGTCCCCTGAGGAGACCACTGATCTACCTGGTAGGAGCCTATGGCTTACACTTGGGGACTGGAAGCCGCTGAGGCAAGTACCCCTGCCATTAAGTTGTCAGTTTTTGGCCCTTTAGGCCCTACTCCAGCCCTGCTTGCTTCCAGCCTTTGCACTCTGGAGTGCTACTTCCTGGGTAAATCTACTGGCTAGGAACTTGTCTGTGTGCCCTTTGTCTCTGAGCGCTCATCTAGTACAGAATTTCTCTGCCTGCATTGTGGCTGGGCTTTGGCCTTAGCAGTTTTTAACAGAACTTTAGCAGTCACTTAAAATGCTAgtggatatatatttatttgaggaATATACACAGGAAAAAAGCTAAACAATCATTTCACATGTCCTGAACATACCAAGCATTTTTCATCTACATGTATATTGAGAAGGAACAGTAGAAAAAATATCCGTCGAGGAGGTGGGCATTTGTCTTAATTCTCACTAATGTCATGTGTACATTTTTCAGAATGTGAGGTAACTAGGCATAATGACGTGATTATGATAATCCTCACTCTCTTTGAGGTAGAAGCAGGgcgaccatgagttcaaggccagtctaagtTACATAGTGAATCTCTAAACAAAAGgggaaggagtgggtgggcaaAATGCTGTGTGCATATGGTCCTCACTGTTTGGAAGGCCTTAAGACAAGAGGGTTACATGAGCCTTGTAGTTTGAGTAAGTCTGGGCAGCATA
The window above is part of the Arvicanthis niloticus isolate mArvNil1 chromosome 13, mArvNil1.pat.X, whole genome shotgun sequence genome. Proteins encoded here:
- the Exosc4 gene encoding exosome complex component RRP41, with translation MAGLELLSDQGYRIDGRRAGELRKIQARMGVFAQADGSAYIEQGNTKALAVVYGPHEIRGSRSRALPDRALVNCQYSSATFSTGERKRRPHGDRKSCEMGLQLRQTFEAAILTQLHPRSQIDIYVQVLQADGGTYAACVNAATLAVMDAGIPMRDFVCACSAGFVDGTALADLSHVEEAAGGPQLALALLPASGQIALLEMDSRLHEDHLEQVLEAAAQAARDVHTLLDRVVRQHVQEASILLGD
- the Gpaa1 gene encoding GPI-anchor transamidase component GPAA1, producing MGLLSDPVRRRALARIVLRLNTPLCVLSYVAGIAWFLALAFPPLTQRTYMSENAMGSTMVEEQFVGGDRARNFARDFAAHRKKPGALPVAWLERSMRSVGLEVYTQSFSRKLPFPDETHERYMVSGTNVYGILRAPRAASTESLVLTVPCGPDSTNSQAVGLLLSLAAHFRGQIYWAKDIIFLVTEHDLLGTEAWLEAYHDINVTGIQSSPLQGRAGAIQAAVALELSSDVVTSLDVTVEGLNGQLPNLDLLNLFQTFCQKGGLLCTLQGKLQPQDWTSLEGPLQGLQTLLLMVLRQASGQPHGPHGLFLRYGVEALTLRGINSFRQYKYDLVAVGKALEGMFRKLNHLLERLHQSFFFYLLPALSRFVSIGLYMPATGFLLLVLGLKALELWMQLHEAGLNPEEAGKAPSPGSPLLATQGVGLASLMAPLLISQAMGLALYFLPVLGQHVATQHFPVAEAEAVVLTLLAIYVAGLALPHNTHRVVSSQVPDRGWMALKLVALIYLALQLGCIALLNFSLGFLLAATMVPAAALTKPHGPRTLYAALLVVTSPAVTLFSSLFLWRELQEVPLSLTEGWQLFLTALAQGVLEHYTYGALLFPILALGLYPCWLLFWNVLFWK